The Medicago truncatula cultivar Jemalong A17 chromosome 4, MtrunA17r5.0-ANR, whole genome shotgun sequence genome includes a region encoding these proteins:
- the LOC11443447 gene encoding transmembrane 9 superfamily member 5, whose product MAKPHHLILLLLLFTTLQSSSVTASTSNHIYNVGDIVPFFVNKVGPFNNPSETYEYYELPFCKPDPIVKKIESLGEVLNGDRLSNGLYEFKFREDKIDETLCQKKLTIDEIDILKQAINSEFYFQFYLDDLPFWGFVGKVEDESLIHGGGGSSYYLFTHVQFDVLYNGNQVVEVKAFGDPNRAVDITKDVGIDVKFTYSVIWNASELRFENRMERYSKASWLFVYRQIHWFSFINSIVIILLLIGLLALLYTRHLKSDLKKYSSANEEDREVGWKSIHGDVFKPPPHLSLFFAVVGTGTQLLILLCVLLFLAFIGTLYPYSRGGLSSWIVLLFTLSSVFAGYSTASFHGQFAENGWEKSVGLAGILYIGPVFVTFSILNIIAISYRVTAGLPLGSIIVILSLFGFVSIPLLAFGGVIGYRFRSKFQVPSGTKRYPKEIHQLPWYRRTPFQMFIGGFVPFSAIVLQLHQVYASLWGYKIYTLPGILAATLITVIVIIALVNISLTYVQLSVEDHEWWWRSVLCGGSTAIFMFGYGIYFYARSRMSGFLQLSFFIGYNACICYAFFLIFGAISFRVSLLFVRHIYHNVKRE is encoded by the exons ATGGCTAAACCCCATCACCTCATTCTCCTTCTTCTCCTCTTCACTACTCTACAATCTTCTTCCGTTACCGCATCAACCTCAAATCACATCTACAACGTTGGTGATATTGTCCCATTTTTTGTCAACAAAGTTGGACCCTTCAACAATCCCAG TGAAACCTATGAATACTATGAATTACCATTCTGCAAACCAG ACCCAATAGTGAAAAAGATAGAATCTCTTGGAGAAGTTCTCAATGGTGATCGTTTGAGCAATGGTTTGTATGAGTTCAAATTCAGGGAAGATAAGATCGATGAAACATTGTGTCAAAAGAAGCTTACAATTGATGAAATTGATATCTTGAAGCAAGCTATAAACAGTGAATTTTACTTTCAGTTTTATCTTGATGATCTTCCGTTTTGGGGGTTCGTTGGGAAAGTTGAAGATGAAAGTTTGATTCATGGTGGGGGAGGATCAAGTTATTACCTTTTTACACATGTTCAGTTTGATGTTCTTTACAACGGGAATCAAGTCGTAGAAGTAAAAGCATTTGGTGATCCAAACCGTGCTGTAGATATAACCAAAGATGTTGGCATTGATGTTAAATTCACTTATTCGGTTATCTGGAATGCCAGTGAATTACGGTTCGAGAATAGAATGGAGAGATACTCGAAAGCATCATGGCTGTTTGTGTACCGTCAAATTCATTGGTTTTCGTTCATTAACTCCATTGTCATCATTTTGCTTTTGATTGGTTTGCTTGCCCTACTTTATACGAGACATTTGAAGAGTGATTTGAAAAA GTATTCTAGTGCAAATGAAGAAGATAGGGAGGTCGGTTGGAAGTCAATCCATGGTGATGTATTCAAGCCTCCTCCACACTTGTCCTTATTTTTTGCTGTTGTGGGAACGGGTACCCAACTGCTAATCTT GCTCTGTGTCCTTCTGTTCCTAGCATTTATCGGTACCCTCTATCCATACAGTCGTGGTGGACTCTCCAGTTGGATTGTCCTTCTATTCACTCTTTCATCTGTTTTTGCTGGGTACTCAACAGCATCCTTCCATGGCCAATTTGCTGAGAATGGATGG GAGAAGAGTGTTGGTCTAGCTGGGATTCTTTACATTGGACCAGTGTTTGTTACATTCTCTATCCTCAACATTATTGCAATATCTTACAGGGTTACAGCTGGACTCCCATTGGGCTCCATTATCGTGATTCTTAGTTTATTCGGATTTGTATCAATCCCATTGCTTGCATTCGGGGGAGTAATTGGATATCGGTTTAGGTCCAAGTTTCAGGTCCCCTCTGGTACAAAGAGATATCCGAAAGAGATTCATCAGCTTCCTTGGTACAGGAGAACACCGTTTCAAATGTTTATTGGAGGTTTTGTTCCTTTTAGTGCAATTGTCCTGCAATTACATCAGGTGTACGCTAGTTTGTGGGGTTACAAAATATACACACTTCCTGGCATTTTGGCTGCCACACTCATCACCGTCATTGTGATTATTGCGCTCGTAAATATTAGCTTGACATATGTTCAACTATCTGTGGAAGACCATGAATGGTGGTGGAG ATCTGTGCTGTGTGGTGGTTCAACAGCCATTTTCATGTTCGGTTATGGTATCTACTTCTATGCAAGATCAAGAATGAGTGGATTCTTACAACTATCCTTCTTTATTGGCTACAATGCGTGCATATGTTATGCTTTCTTCCTGATATTTGGTGCCATCAGTTTCCGAGTTTCTTTGCTATTTGTTCGCCATATATACCATAATGTCAAAAGAGAGTGA
- the LOC11443446 gene encoding transcription factor TGA9: MASQRIGEIGLSESGPSSQHVPYGVLHGITTSTSPLMNQGSAFNFGELEEAIVLQGIKIRNDEGKASALFTSKPAATLEMFPSWPIRFQQTPRVVASLTSPSLTIPYGGSKSGGESTDSGSTELQFETNSPISVKASSSDHHNHAFQQETATDDGLRTGTSTQNQSKAKSPQQKKKGAVSTSEKTLDPKTLRRLAQNREAAKKSRLRKKAYVQQLESSRLRLSSLEQDLQRARSQGLFLGCGGGNISPGAAMFDMEYARWLEEDQRHMAELRAGLQASLGDNELRVIVDGYLYHYDELFRLKEVAVKSDVFHLIKGIWASPAERPFIWIGGFRPSELITMLTQQLEPLAQQQIDGIVDLNTSSFQAEEALSKGHEQLHNALVHTIAGGPVIDGMQQMVAAMGRISNLEKFVHEADNLRQQTLHQLCRILTVRQAARCFIVIGEYYGRLRALSSLWASRPRENMINDDNSCQATTELQMVQPSHSHFSSF; encoded by the exons ATGGCTAGCCAAAGAATTGGAGAAATTGGTTTGTCTGAGTCTGGACCTTCAAGTCAACATGTCCCTTATGGAGTTCTTCATGGAATTACTACCTCAACATCACCCTTAAT GAATCAAGGGTCTGCTTTTAATTTTGGAGAGCTAGAAGAGGCAATTGTTCTTCAAGGAATCAAGATAAGAAATGATGAAGGAAAAgcat CTGCTTTATTTACAAGCAAACCAGCAGCTACACTTGAAATGTTTCCTTCATGGCCAATTAGATTCCAACAAACACCAAGAGTTGTAGCTTCTCTCACTTCTCCATCTCTGACCATTCCTTAT GGAGGTTCAAAATCAGGAGGAGAAAGTACTGATTCAGGATCAACAGAGCTACAATTTGAAACAAATTCTCCAATAAGTGTAAAAGCATCTTCTTCAgatcatcataatcatgcttTTCAACAGGAGACAGCAACTGATGATGGATTAAGAACAGGCACATCAACACAGAATCAATCAAAAGCCAAATCACCTCAACAAAAg AAAAAAGGAGCTGTTTCCACATCAGAAAAGACACTTGATCCAAag ACACTGAGACGTTTGGCACAAAACAGAGAAGCTGCAAAGAAAAGCCGTCTGAGGAAAAAG GCTTATGTACAGCAGCTGGAGTCAAGTAGATTAAGGCTATCCAGTCTCGAACAAGACCTTCAAAGAGCACGCTCCCAG GGACTATTCTTGGGTTGTGGTGGTGGCAATATAAGCCCTG GAGCTGCAATGTTTGACATGGAGTATGCAAGATGGCTAGAAGAAGATCAACGACACATGGCGGAGCTTAGGGCGGGGCTGCAGGCATCATTGGGAGATAATGAATTGAGAGTGATCGTAGACGGATATCTTTATCATTACGACGAGCTTTTCCGATTGAAGGAGGTGGCTGTTAAATCAGATGTTTTTCACCTTATTAAAGGCATTTGGGCTTCACCTGCTGAGAGACCCTTCATTTGGATAGGTGGTTTCAGACCCTCAGAACTCATCACG ATGTTGACACAACAATTGGAGCCCCTAGCTCAGCAACAAATAGATGGGATAGTGGACCTGAATACTTCATCGTTTCAAGCAGAAGAAGCTCTCTCTAAAGGCCATGAACAGCTCCACAATGCTCTTGTTCACACCATCGCCGGAGGGCCTGTAATTGACGGTATGCAACAGATGGTCGCCGCCATGGGCAGGATTTCCAATCTTGAAAAATTTGTTCATGAG GCCGATAATTTGAGACAACAAACGCTTCACCAATTATGTCGAATATTGACGGTTCGTCAAGCGGCAAGATGTTTCATTGTTATTGGAGAGTATTATGGACGCCTTCGAGCCCTTAGCTCTCTTTGGGCTTCAAGACCACGAGA GAACATGATCAATGATGATAACTCATGCCAAGCAACCACAGAATTGCAAATGGTTCAACCTTCTCATAGTCATTTCTCAAGTTTctga
- the LOC11446347 gene encoding F-box/LRR-repeat protein At1g67190 produces MMDQLPVEVIGNILSHLKSARDVVIASATCKKWRTACCKHLHTLSFSSNDWSVYRDLSTTRLEILITQTIFQTSGLQSLSILMEDVDEFSASAVIAWLMYTRETLRQLFYNVKTMPNVNILEICGRHKLEILDLEHNSIVGVEPNYQRFPCLKSLSLSCVSISALDLNLLVSACPRIEALELVNPEIAMSDAMVTVELSSSTLKSVYVEAISLDKFILEADGIESLHLKDCALEVFELIGKGTLKNFRIDDVSVIHLDIGETVENLESVDISNFTIIWPKFYQMISRSSNLKRLRLWDVMFDDEDEVVDLETIATCFPHLTHLSLSYDVRDGVLHYGLQGSSHLENVVVLELGWNVINDLFSQWVEGLLKRCPILKKLVIHGVVSEAKSDEECKMLANFTTSMVELMRRYTDVDPHFKFE; encoded by the coding sequence ATGATGGATCAGCTTCCTGTTGAAGTGATTGGGAACATACTATCCCATCTCAAGTCTGCAAGGGATGTGGTGATAGCCTCGGCAACATGCAAGAAATGGCGAACTGCATGTTGCAAACATCTCCACACATTGTCCTTTAGCTCGAATGATTGGTCGGTTTACCGCGATTTATCAACGACCCGTCTCGAGATTTTGATTACACAGACCATTTTTCAGACATCCGGGTTGCAGTCACTTTCCATTTTGATGGAAGATGTCGATGAATTCTCGGCTTCTGCTGTTATTGCTTGGCTTATGTACACCAGAGAGACTCTGAGGCAATTGTTTTATAATGTGAAGACTATGCCAAATGTTAACATTCTGGAGATTTGTGGGAGGCATAAGCTGGAAATACTTGATTTGGAGCATAATTCCATTGTTGGGGTTGAGCCGAATTATCAGAGGTTTCCGTGTTTGAAATCACTTTCGTTGAGTTGTGTTAGTATATCTGCGTTGGATTTGAATCTTTTGGTTTCTGCGTGTCCAAGGATTGAAGCTTTGGAGCTTGTTAATCCGGAGATTGCAATGTCTGATGCAATGGTGACTGTTGAATTGAGTAGCTCGACGCTGAAGAGTGTTTATGTTGAAGCAATCAGTTTGGACAAGTTTATATTGGAGGCTGATGGGATTGAGTCTCTTCATTTGAAAGATTGTGCGCTTGAGGTTTTTGAACTCATTGGCAAGGGAACCTTGAAGAATTTTAGGATTGACGATGTTAGTGTTATACATCTTGATATTGGCGAGACGGTCGAGAATCTTGAGAGTGTGGATATCAGCAACTTCACAATCATTTGGCCAAAATTTTACCAGATGATTTCGAGATCGTCAAATTTGAAGAGGCTTAGGCTTTGGGATGTGATGTTTGATGATGAGGACGAGGTTGTGGATTTGGAAACAATCGCCACTTGCTTTCCACACCTGACTCATTTATCTTTGAGTTATGATGTGAGAGATGGAGTTCTTCACTATGGTTTACAAGGCTCTTCTCATCTGGagaatgttgttgttttggagCTTGGCTGGAATGTGATTAATGATCTTTTCTCCCAGTGGGTCGAGGGGCTTCTTAAACGATGTCCTATTCTCAAGAAGCTAGTCATCCATGGTGTTGTTTCCGAGGCTAAATCTGATGAAGAATGCAAGATGTTAGCCAATTTCACCACATCCATGGTTGAGCTGATGAGGAGATACACAGATGTAGATCCACATTTTAAGTTTGAATAA